The following coding sequences lie in one Saccopteryx bilineata isolate mSacBil1 chromosome X, mSacBil1_pri_phased_curated, whole genome shotgun sequence genomic window:
- the LOC136317612 gene encoding cancer/testis antigen 47A-like yields the protein MSDSGDRNLAPGVQESSMDEAGAGVWEAGDEGAVIQDLELHGENVAGLEVVGRAIRGLGEEAAAVEVPEGRVSEDSDIGAADEGEDDMEQNWNVPEAPRQLPREGFHIFFVDAVSRSLNRIYHNDHILERPRDRRRTVPARPHLSGIPGQAHQCTREGAAVLVPEGPGDRATGSGEGALALEPEDQPQAREEPTQESEALEGTSKYQCENAEEEAQDAERKEEEEEFNKKEEGPQSDMDSAENSPEKSRFRYKGYVGLIKRVWKYCFFFNFLEDFE from the exons ATGTCTGACTCTGGTGATAGAAACCTGGCCCCCGGTGTTCAGGAGAGCTCCATGGATGAGGCGGGAGCCGGGGTCTGGGAAGCTGGAGATGAGGGGGCGGTGATTCAAGACCTGGAGCTCCACGGGGAAAATGTAGCCGGGCTGGAGGTAGTAGGAAGGGCTATCAGGGGCCTGGGGGAGGAAGCCGCAGCAGTGGAAGTCCCAGAGGGCAGGGTCAGCGAGGATTCTGACATCGGGGCAGCTGACGAGGGGGAGGACGACATGGAGCAAAACTGGAATGTGCCGGAAGCCCCTCGCCAGTTGCCTAGGGAGGGTTTTCACATCTTTTTCGTGGACGCGGTGAGCAGGTCGCTGAACCGCATATACCACAATGACCACATCCTTGAGCGACCTCGCGACCGCCGCAGGACGGTCCCGGCCAGACCTCATCTGTCCGGCATCCCTGGCCAGGCCCACCAGTGCACCAGAGAAGGGGCTGCAGTCTTGGTGCCTGAGGGCCCTGGAGATAGAGCCACAGGCTCTGGAGAGGGTGCCCTGGCCCTGGAGCCCGAGGACCAGCCCCAGGCCAGGGAGGAGCCCACGCAGGAGTCTGAAGCCCTGGAAG GAACAAGTAAATATCAATGTGAAAACGCTGAGGAAGAAGCCCAAGAtgctgaaaggaaggaagaagaagaggagtttaacaagaaagaagaaggacCCCAAAGCGACATGGACTCAGCAGAGAACAGCCCCGAAAAATCCAG